In Phaenicophaeus curvirostris isolate KB17595 chromosome 14, BPBGC_Pcur_1.0, whole genome shotgun sequence, a single genomic region encodes these proteins:
- the GINS3 gene encoding DNA replication complex GINS protein PSF3, translating into MAEAYFPVGPGLGAEENFLSLDDILMSQEKLPGRAETTLPRLAFALGQGAASGDSIPEGSKLEIPLWLAKGLHDSKRRIISVEPPKIYKEAWRTVFSADANVVDLHKMGPYYYGFGSQLLNFDNPENPEIAQTILQTFISRFRRIMDSSQNAYNEDTSALVARLDELERALFQAGQKGLNDFQCWEKGQASQITASSLVQNYGKRKFTDMDD; encoded by the exons ATGGCCGAGGCGTATTTCCCGGTGGGCCCCGGGCTGGGCGCAGAGGAGAATTTCCTGTCGCTGGACGACATCCTGATGTCGCAGGAGAAGCTGCCGGGCCGCGCCGAGACCACCCTGCCGCGCTTGGCCTTCGCGCTGGGCCAGGGGGCCGCCAGCGGCGACTCCATCCCTGAG GGGTCAAAGCTGGAAATACCTCTGTGGCTTGCTAAAGGTCTACATGACAGCAAGAGAAGAATCATTTCTGTGGAGCCACCAAAGATTTACAAGGAAGCCTGGAGGACAGTTTTCAGTGCTGATGCCAATGTGGTTGATCTGCATAAGATGGGACCATATTACTATGGATTTGGCTCCCAGCTCCTGAATTTTGACAATCCAGAGAATCCTGAGATAGCTCAGACTATTTTGCAG ACATTTATTAGCCGTTTTCGTCGTATCATGGACTCGTCTCAGAATGCCTACAATGAGGACACGTCAGCACTGGTGGCTCGGCTGGATGAATTGGAGAGAGCCTTATTTCAAGCTGGACAGAAAGGGCTGAATGACttccagtgctgggaaaagggGCAGGCTTCTCAAATCACAGCTTCCAGTCTCGTCCAGAATTATGGCAAAAGAAAGTTCACGGATATGGATGATTAA